A window of Vigna unguiculata cultivar IT97K-499-35 chromosome 4, ASM411807v1, whole genome shotgun sequence contains these coding sequences:
- the LOC114180638 gene encoding protein FAR1-RELATED SEQUENCE 5-like translates to MVGYLRNILVELVNNPSEDIIKAIDDNIDEEVLQVGMSFENVDELKQFYKKYIIKCGFGVRIRSSSKEEDNELCFIKLVCSRKEKCHSAIPSELKSLQTQRKQCPARISGVKKEGQWYIRNVNNVYNHDLSLKKSRLIRGDKIVTMQVKRTLDMTDEAGVRINKSFQSLVCETGGFENVSFVERDVKNYIGKQRRRLCKDGDAQALITHFSNMQQLNHDFYYDIDLDSDDRISNVFWVDARSRATCEEFGDVISFDTTYLTNKYDMPFAPFVGVNHHGQSILLGCGLLSSEDTSIFVWLFQSWRRCMSNKSPEGIVTDQCKAMQNAIEIVFSNTRHRWCL, encoded by the exons ATGGTTGGATATCTTCGAAATATTCTTGTGGAGTTG GTGAACAACCCATCTGAAGATATTATTAAAGCTATCGATGATAACATCGACGAAGAAGTTCTTCAAGTTGGCATGAGTTTTGAAAATGTAGACGAACTGAAGCAATTCTATAAGAAATACATTATTAAATGTGGGTTCGGTGTCAGAATTAGAAGTTCATCAAAAGAAGAAGACAACGAGTTATGCTTCATAAAGTTAGTTTGCAGTCGTAAAGAGAAGTGTCACTCCGCAATTCCTTCAGAACTAAAAAGTCTCCAAACACAGAGAAAACAATGTCCTGCCAGAATTAGCGGGGTGAAAAAGGAAGGGCAGTGGTATATACGCAATGTTAACAATGTCTATAACCACGACCTTAGTCTAAAAAAGTCCAGGTTGATACGTGGAGACAAAATTGTAACCATGCAGGTCAAGAGGACACTAGATATGACTGATGAAGCCGGTGTGCGCATTAACAAGAGTTTCCAGTCATTAGTTTGTGAAACAGGTGGCTTTGAAAATGTTTCGTTTGTTGAGCGTGATGTCAAAAATTACATCGGAAAGCAACGCAGGAGATTGTGCAAGGATGGTGATGCACAAGCTTTGATAACACACTTCTCAAACATGCAACAATTGAACCATGACTTCTACTATGACATTGACTTGGATTCAGATGATCGCATCTCAAACGTTTTTTGGGTTGATGCGCGTAGCCGTGCAACATGCGAAGAATTTGGAGATGTTATATCATTCGACACAACTTATTTGACCAACAAGTATGACATGCCATTTGCACCATTTGTCGGTGTTAATCACCATGGCCAGTCAATATTATTAGGATGTGGATTGTTGTCATCAGAAGATACATCCATCTTTGTCTGGCTATTTCAGAGTTGGCGTCGATGCATGTCTAATAAGTCACCTGAGGGAATTGTCACGGATCAATGCAAAGCTATGCAAAACgcaattgaaattgttttttcaaatacaAGGCATAGATGGTGCCTTTGA
- the LOC114180639 gene encoding uncharacterized protein LOC114180639 — MLLFNATHSVILEPDENHIKSATFFSKEIEVGPGKVTVKTLLDIDFPKGHIGIKSFDVEVVDEDGNSVPLYEAYLHHWFAVKYIENITMSHYIKETQDLHDGIEYERNDGACQGFLLPHYWGLGGESRGTSSNLPNPFAVKVGNPTKIKNGFKEKWLFSIMVIDTRGTHDRKGCTECRCKLLNIPKDFYNVTTGINGQLLSRNYKGGLFCCQDNLQCKLRNGFRGPTRKLSLRYKIRWVDWDEHQVPLKFYILDSTDRVTLNGSTLTHDCQAEYTIPRNHYIDSPHVKKANIPMTKGGYLIYGTAHMHTGVVNVTLYGQDGRVLCTSIPKYGTGKEAGNENGYLVGMSVCYPKPGSIKIKDGEILTLESIYENKFRTGAMGHFYIYLAEQIPNKDLKF; from the exons aTGTTACTCTTCAATGCAACACACTCAGTTATTCTAGAGCCTGATGAAAATCATATCAAGTCAGCTACCTTTTTCTCTAAAGAAATTGAAGTGGGACCAGGAAAAGTTACAGTGAAAACATTATTAGATATTGACTTTCCAAAGGGTCACATTGGGATCAAGAGTTTTGATGTTGAAGTGgttgatgaagatggtaattCTGTCCCTTTGTATGAAGCTTACCTTCATCATTGGTTTGctgtaaaatatattgaaaatattaccATGTCACACTACATTAAAGAAACTCAAGACCTTCACGACGGTATCGAATATGAGAGAAATGATGGTGCATGCCAAGGTTTTTTGCTTCCACACTATTGGGGCTTGGGAGGAGAATCACGAGGAACATCCTCAAATCTTCCAAATCCTTTTGCAGTTAAAGTAGGTaatcctacaaaaataaagaatggGTTTAAAGAAAAATGGTTGTTTAGCATCATGGTTATTGATACACGTGGCACACATGATAGAAAAGGTTGTACAGAGTGTAGGTGTAAGCTTTTAAATATCCCAAAGGACTTTTACAATGTCACAACGGGCATTAATGGTCAATTGTTGTCTAGAAATTATAAAGGAGGACTCTTTTGTTGTCAAGACAACTTACAATGCAAATTAAGAAATGGTTTTCGTGGCCCAACGAGAAAGCTTTCCCTAAGATACAAAATAAGGTGGGTTGATTGGGATGAACACCAAGTGCCTCTTAAGTTCTACATACTTGATTCAACTGATCGTGTAACATTAAATGGTTCTACACTAACTCATGATTGCCAG GCCGAGTATACTATCCCAAGAAATCATTACATTGACTCCCCTCATGTTAAGAAAGCAAACATCCCAATGACAAAAGGTGGTTATCTTATATATGGCACTGCTCATATGCACACCGGTGTTGTCAATGTTACTCTATATGGACag GACGGAAGGGTTTTATGCACTTCAATTCCAAAATACGGAACAGGAAAAGAAGCAGGAAACGAAAATGGTTACCTAGTTGGAATGTCAGTTTGCTATCCAAAGCCTGGTTCTATCAAGATTAAAGATGGCGAAATTCTAACACTGGAATCCATATATGAAAACAAGTTTCGTACTGGGGCTATGGGACATTTCTACATTTACTTGGCAGAGCAAATACCAAACAAAGATTTGAagttttaa